In the Helianthus annuus cultivar XRQ/B chromosome 11, HanXRQr2.0-SUNRISE, whole genome shotgun sequence genome, one interval contains:
- the LOC110891186 gene encoding uncharacterized protein LOC110891186 isoform X1: protein MEVEEEIMEVEEESDFSDRDLTGESESDFSDMDLTAHKTKTPKRGLTRLPKMRTAFTNSGGKKHKVTFDELQKFSGEYRSEFSSFLGDLVREYVGFRFLAWKTVPTEVKDKLWEEITRFYDIDACRRRFVMTRLGDLLRNFRRKVYAGYIVPNLGKPKKLARIPKRYRSMVEQTDWDKFVTYTQSDEFKDVSNKRKTARSKYVYEHHLGRGGYAYLRDKLVQNNELSVDEIPSRALMWRKARENKNGEYKNVDVKDIAKKIIDTETQIKDGSVNLDPGTDALTLVFGKEKGGYLKGVGYGVTSSRYWQSPRTKGSSKERIAQLEFQLHNERLERGKKDEQIKTLSMQMAETNNTLNQVLAHLAAQGQTLQICSLSADKMSQTQVNSLDKHDGSKHKANATASKIVQKEMAPTVKSMNNSTGSKDNTNVTTSNISSKVVQTEVTSHANTSKMVQKEMITENVKTRKKDVLSTQETSLLGTSSQLESQENIHNTHSTNVLEIKCTLYTINMNNCVAYGTIHLSTGKQSIHGVPLQDNCYRVSIDKVVKEAAFLPVESCEVKTVGDALNTFVAWPKYLVKTSQKIPNLSSIQTQNSTTQVAKKQKICFTTLDGIKKQGARRTRKTL, encoded by the exons ATGGAAGTTGAAGAAGAAATCATGGAAGTTGAAGAAGAAAGCGATTTCTCGGATAGGGATTTGACAGGTGAATCTGAAAGCGATTTCTCGGATATGGATTTGACAGCACACAAAACAAAAACACCGAAGAGGGGGTTGACCAGGTTACCAAAAATGCGAACAGCATTTACAAACTCGGGTGGAAAAAAACACAAAGTTACATTTGATGAATTGCAGAAGTTTTCTGGGGAATATAGATCAGAATTTTCTAGTTTTTTGGGAGACCTAGTAAGAGAATATGTCGGATTTAGGTTTTTAGCGTGGAAAACAGTGCCAACAGAAGTAAAGGATAAATTGTGGGAGGAAATAACG CGTTTTTATGACATTGATGCATGTCGTAGGCGTTTTGTAATGACTCGGCTTGGTGACCTGCTTCGAAATTTTAGAAGAAAAGTGTATGCGGGATACATAGTACCTAACTTAGGTAAACCAAAGAAACTTGCACGAATTCCTAAGAGGTATCGTTCAATGGTGGAGCAAACAGACTGGGACAAGTTTGTAACATACACACAATCAGACGAGTTTAAG GATGTGTCAAATAAGAGAAAAACAGCACGATCAAAATACGTTTATGAACATCACTTGGGACGAGGAGGGTATGCTTATCTAAGAGACAAACTG GTACAAAATAACGAACTTTCAGTTGATGAGATCCCCTCTCGTGCTTTAATGTGGAGGAAAGCAAGGGAAAACAAAAACGGAGAATACAAGAATGTTGATGTAAAAGACATAGCTAAAAAAATA ATTGACACTGAAACGCAAATTAAAGATGGATCCGTGAACCTTGATCCGGGCACAGATGCACTCACATTAGTATTTGGCAAAGAAAAAGGTGGGTATTTAAAAGGTGTTGGTTATGGAGTGACTTCTAGTAGATATTGGCAGAGTCCTCGAACAAAAGGATCATCAAAAGAACGAATTGCACAACTAGAGTTTCAACTACATAACGAGAGACTTGAGCGTGGGAAAAAAGATGAACAAATTAAGACCCTTTCGATGCAGATGGCAGAAACAAATAACACACTTAATCAAGTTTTAGCTCATCTGGCTGCACAAGGACAAACTTTACAAATATGTTCATTATCTGCAGACAAAATGTCACAAACACAA GTAAATTCTTTGGATAAACATGATGGATCAAAGCATAAGGCCAATGCTACCGCATCTAAAATAGTGCAAAAAGAAATGGCACCAACG GTAAAATCTATGAACAATAGTACTGGATCAAAGGACAATACTAATGTTACCACATCTAACATATCAAGTAAAGTAGTGCAAACAGAAGTCACTTCTCATGCTAACACTTCTAAAATGGTGCAAAAAGAAATGATAACG GAAAAtgtgaaaactagaaaaaaaGATGTTTTGTCTACGCAAGAGACTTCACTTCTTGGGACATCATCGCAGTTGGAATCACAAGAAAATATACATAATACACATTCAACAAATGTCCTAGAG aTCAAGTGTACTCTATATACTATAAATATGAACAACTGTGTGGCTTATGGTACAATTCATTTGTCAACGGGAAAACAAAGCATTCATGGAGTTCCACTACAAGATAATTGCTATAGAGTTTCTATTGATAAAGTTGTAAAAGAAGCAGCATTTTTACCGGTAGAATCATGTGAGGTCAAAACAGTTGGGGATGCACTAAATACTTTTGTTGCTTGGCCAAAATACCTTGTCAAAACTAGCCAAAAG ATACCAAATCTATCAAGCATTCAAACACAAAACTCTACAACTCAAGTCGCTAAAAAGCAAAAGATATGTTTTACAACGCTAGATGGCATCAAAAAACAGGGAGCAAGAAGAACAAGAAAAACACTTTAA
- the LOC110891186 gene encoding uncharacterized protein LOC110891186 isoform X2, with amino-acid sequence MTRLGDLLRNFRRKVYAGYIVPNLGKPKKLARIPKRYRSMVEQTDWDKFVTYTQSDEFKDVSNKRKTARSKYVYEHHLGRGGYAYLRDKLVQNNELSVDEIPSRALMWRKARENKNGEYKNVDVKDIAKKIIDTETQIKDGSVNLDPGTDALTLVFGKEKGGYLKGVGYGVTSSRYWQSPRTKGSSKERIAQLEFQLHNERLERGKKDEQIKTLSMQMAETNNTLNQVLAHLAAQGQTLQICSLSADKMSQTQVNSLDKHDGSKHKANATASKIVQKEMAPTVKSMNNSTGSKDNTNVTTSNISSKVVQTEVTSHANTSKMVQKEMITENVKTRKKDVLSTQETSLLGTSSQLESQENIHNTHSTNVLEIKCTLYTINMNNCVAYGTIHLSTGKQSIHGVPLQDNCYRVSIDKVVKEAAFLPVESCEVKTVGDALNTFVAWPKYLVKTSQKIPNLSSIQTQNSTTQVAKKQKICFTTLDGIKKQGARRTRKTL; translated from the exons ATGACTCGGCTTGGTGACCTGCTTCGAAATTTTAGAAGAAAAGTGTATGCGGGATACATAGTACCTAACTTAGGTAAACCAAAGAAACTTGCACGAATTCCTAAGAGGTATCGTTCAATGGTGGAGCAAACAGACTGGGACAAGTTTGTAACATACACACAATCAGACGAGTTTAAG GATGTGTCAAATAAGAGAAAAACAGCACGATCAAAATACGTTTATGAACATCACTTGGGACGAGGAGGGTATGCTTATCTAAGAGACAAACTG GTACAAAATAACGAACTTTCAGTTGATGAGATCCCCTCTCGTGCTTTAATGTGGAGGAAAGCAAGGGAAAACAAAAACGGAGAATACAAGAATGTTGATGTAAAAGACATAGCTAAAAAAATA ATTGACACTGAAACGCAAATTAAAGATGGATCCGTGAACCTTGATCCGGGCACAGATGCACTCACATTAGTATTTGGCAAAGAAAAAGGTGGGTATTTAAAAGGTGTTGGTTATGGAGTGACTTCTAGTAGATATTGGCAGAGTCCTCGAACAAAAGGATCATCAAAAGAACGAATTGCACAACTAGAGTTTCAACTACATAACGAGAGACTTGAGCGTGGGAAAAAAGATGAACAAATTAAGACCCTTTCGATGCAGATGGCAGAAACAAATAACACACTTAATCAAGTTTTAGCTCATCTGGCTGCACAAGGACAAACTTTACAAATATGTTCATTATCTGCAGACAAAATGTCACAAACACAA GTAAATTCTTTGGATAAACATGATGGATCAAAGCATAAGGCCAATGCTACCGCATCTAAAATAGTGCAAAAAGAAATGGCACCAACG GTAAAATCTATGAACAATAGTACTGGATCAAAGGACAATACTAATGTTACCACATCTAACATATCAAGTAAAGTAGTGCAAACAGAAGTCACTTCTCATGCTAACACTTCTAAAATGGTGCAAAAAGAAATGATAACG GAAAAtgtgaaaactagaaaaaaaGATGTTTTGTCTACGCAAGAGACTTCACTTCTTGGGACATCATCGCAGTTGGAATCACAAGAAAATATACATAATACACATTCAACAAATGTCCTAGAG aTCAAGTGTACTCTATATACTATAAATATGAACAACTGTGTGGCTTATGGTACAATTCATTTGTCAACGGGAAAACAAAGCATTCATGGAGTTCCACTACAAGATAATTGCTATAGAGTTTCTATTGATAAAGTTGTAAAAGAAGCAGCATTTTTACCGGTAGAATCATGTGAGGTCAAAACAGTTGGGGATGCACTAAATACTTTTGTTGCTTGGCCAAAATACCTTGTCAAAACTAGCCAAAAG ATACCAAATCTATCAAGCATTCAAACACAAAACTCTACAACTCAAGTCGCTAAAAAGCAAAAGATATGTTTTACAACGCTAGATGGCATCAAAAAACAGGGAGCAAGAAGAACAAGAAAAACACTTTAA